Proteins encoded by one window of Nicotiana tabacum cultivar K326 chromosome 10, ASM71507v2, whole genome shotgun sequence:
- the LOC107789717 gene encoding uncharacterized protein LOC107789717, whose translation MTQDQIDVRQHGVAVDQKKQKIKCNYCHKVVSGFTRLKYHLGGVRGDVTPCLEAPTLVKEAMKAELHEKKNGNLIKEVEQLYHPNLPLKRNWCPREGDGEPNKTDLTQCSENGSKKHNRVNSKVAGSSVVDSSSREISRSIGRFFYEEGIDFDAIRSPSFRKMVKATLSPGKTIIFPSCHELKGRILQDAVEEMQQYATKIRNSWASTGCSILLDGWVDSKGRNLINILVYCPRGTIYLRSSDISSINNNVDAMQVFFEEVIEEVGVENVVQIVAYSTAAACMMEAGKKLMEKLKTVFWTVDASHCMELMLQKFTAIDTIQQVLEKAKSLTQFIYSNATLLKLLRDACPDELVSPSKIRSIVPFMTLENIVSQKEHLIRMFQSSDSNLASTSEGKRMSEMVKDESFWTEALMAVKATIPLVEIIKLLNSTNKPLVGFIYDTIDQAKETIKKEFKEKKSHYARFWKAIDDVWDEYLHSHLHASGYFLNPSLFYSSDFYTDVEVSCGLCYCVVRMTEDRHIQDKITLQIDEYRMGRGTFHFGSFKEKLSNISPAIWWSQYGGHCPELQRLAVRILSQTCNGASHYRLKRSLVEKLFTQGRNLIEQQRMRDLVFVHCNLQLQAFDPEGRNDITDDVIDPMDEWIVGKGPNLMSENTELTWKNLDLGSRKGNGNFCVEEPIIHVKEEEADNCI comes from the exons ATGACTCAAGATCAAATTGATGTTCGTCAACATGGTGTAGCAGTTGATCAGAAGAAGCAAAAAATCAAGTGCAACTATTGTCATAAAGTTGTTTCTGGGTTTACCCGGCTTAAATACCACTTAGGAGGCGTTCGAGGAGATGTCACTCCTTGCTTGGAGGCTCCTACACTTGTCAAAGAAGCAATGAAAGCCGAGCTGCATGAGAAGAAAAACGGCAATTTGATCAAGGAGGTTGAGCAGCTTTACCACCCAAATCTTCCGTTGAAGCGGAACTGGTGCCCCCGAGAAGGTGATGGTGAACCAAATAAGACAGATCTCACTCAGTGTTCTGAAAATGGAAGTAAAAAGcataatagagtgaattcaaAAGTAGCTGGTAGTTCTGTTGTAGATTCATCCTCACGAGAGATTTCGAGATCTATAGGGAGATTTTTTTATGAAGAAGGAATTGACTTTGACGCTATTAGATCACCTAGCTTCCGGAAGATGGTAAAAGCCACCCTTAGTCCTGGGAAGACAATAATATTCCCAAGTTGTCACGAGTTGAAAGGGCGGATCCTTCAGGACGCAGTGGAAGAGATGCAACAATATGCAACGAAGATAAGAAATTCATGGGCAAGTACAGGATGTAGCATCTTGCTAGACGGATGGGTAGATTCAAAGGGTCGAAATCTGATTAATATCCTAGTTTACTGCCCAAGAGGCACCATTTACCTTCGGTCATCAGATATCTCATCTATCAATAACAATGTTGATGCCATGCAAGTGTTCTTCGAGGAAGTTATTGAGGAAGTTGGAGTTGAAAATGTGGTCCAAATAGTTGCATACTCGACAGCTGCTGCCTGCATGATGGAAGCAGGCAAGAAACTAATGGAAAAACTTAAGACAGTTTTTTGGACAGTAGATGCTTCTCATTGCATGGAACTTATGTTACAGAAATTCACAGCGATAGACACGATACAACAAGTTCTGGAGAAGGCAAAATCTCTGACACAATTTATTTACAGCAATGCTACACTCCTAAAGCTTCTGAGAGATGCTTGTCCTGATGAGCTAGTAAGCCCTTCAAAGATAAGGTCGATTGTGCCCTTCATGACTCTTGAGAACATTGTATCACAGAAAGAACACTTGATTAGGATGTTTCAGTCTTCTGATTCGAATTTGGCTTCCACAAGTGAGGGTAAAAGAATGTCAGAAATGGTCAAAGATGAATCCTTTTGGACTGAGGCTTTGATGGCTGTGAAGGCAACCATTCCCCTTGTGGAAATTATAAAATTGCTAAATAGTACTAATAAGCCACTAGTTGGTTTTATATATGACACAATAGATCAAGCTAAAGAGACAATcaaaaaggaattcaaagagaagaaatccCATTATGCAAGATTTTGGAAAGCCATAGATGACGTGTGGGATGAATACCTCCACAGTCATCTCCATGCTTCGGGTTACTTTTTGAACCCAAGCCTCTTTTATTCAAGTGACTTCTACACTGATGTGGAAGTTTCCTGTGGCCTTTGTTACTGTGTTGTTCGCATGACAGAAGATCGTCATATACAGGATAAGATCACGCTGCAAATTGATGAGTATCGCATGGGGAGGGGCACATTTCATTTTGGTAGCTTCAAAGAGAAGTTATCAAATATTTCCCCAG CAATTTGGTGGTCACAATATGGTGGTCATTGTCCCGAACTGCAAAGGCTTGCTGTTCGAATCCTTAGTCAGACGTGCAATGGTGCTTCACATTATAGGCTAAAAAGGAGCTTGGTTGAGAAATTATTTACACAAGGGAGGAATCTGATAGAGCAGCAGAGGATGCGTGATTTGGTATTTGTCCATTGTAATTTGCAATTACAAGCTTTTGATCCAGAAGGAAGGAATGACATTACAGATGATGTCATTGATCCCATGGATGAGTGGATAGTTGGGAAAGGGCCTAATTTGATGTCTGAAAACACTGAACTGACATGGAAGAATTTAGACTTGGGAAGCAGAAAAGGTAATGGAAATTTTTGTGTGGAAGAACCTATTATTCATGTAAAGGAGGAAGAGGCAGATAATTGTATATAG